In Anaerobaca lacustris, the following are encoded in one genomic region:
- a CDS encoding glycoside hydrolase family 172 protein, which produces MASERIKLVAVLLVLGLCTVGWADFLAGLAKPHEGRSMRATSTYKLGPNPREWDGEPDPNSNRDNSNVLPGQTKVLMDVEGPGVITHIWMTFLGPEPHPWAKDGSANHQEMLLRIYWDGDERPGVEAPVGDFFANSFGRRSEVISLPVIVEDADSYNCFWHMPFRKSARVEVVNQSDKPISLLYYNIDWIKKDRIDEDTPYFYAQYRQEYPVEKGKDYVVLDTQGKGHYVGTVLSVRTRSPSWFGEGDEKIYIDGEAKASIWGTGTEDYFLSAWGLKMTSTPYFGVPYFDQWGIVGGHTSAYRWHITDPLVFNTGIKVTFEHFGWMSPDENPQYQSHSWNEREDDYSSVAFWYQTGRPTFAARAPRERTLPNLDRIIAARAFTDEEHHGQGQAQPQNLDVYPDGHLFYRPESDENAWAEIPFEVKKKEPKRLLLVLTQSYDYGRYQAYLNGVKLGSVMDLYNKEIATREFHLLDFWPEPGTYTLRLECVGKNPLSTGHYLGIESVRLRERRPRVTTYGHDIDKDWRKEPVLYN; this is translated from the coding sequence ATGGCGAGCGAGCGGATCAAACTGGTGGCGGTTCTGTTGGTTCTCGGTCTGTGCACGGTCGGCTGGGCGGATTTTCTGGCCGGGTTGGCCAAGCCGCATGAGGGGCGGAGCATGCGGGCCACCTCGACCTACAAACTGGGCCCAAACCCGCGCGAATGGGATGGCGAACCCGACCCGAACAGCAATCGCGACAACAGCAACGTCCTGCCGGGCCAGACGAAGGTCCTGATGGACGTCGAGGGTCCCGGCGTCATCACCCACATCTGGATGACGTTCCTCGGGCCCGAGCCGCACCCCTGGGCCAAGGACGGCTCGGCCAACCACCAGGAGATGCTGCTGCGGATCTACTGGGACGGCGACGAGCGGCCGGGCGTCGAGGCCCCCGTCGGCGATTTCTTCGCCAACAGCTTCGGCAGACGCAGCGAGGTCATCAGCCTGCCGGTGATCGTCGAGGACGCCGACTCCTACAACTGCTTCTGGCACATGCCCTTCCGCAAGTCCGCCCGCGTCGAAGTGGTCAACCAGAGCGACAAGCCCATCAGTTTGCTCTACTACAACATCGACTGGATCAAGAAGGACAGAATCGACGAGGACACCCCCTACTTCTACGCCCAGTACCGCCAGGAATACCCGGTCGAAAAGGGCAAGGACTATGTGGTCCTCGATACGCAGGGCAAGGGACATTACGTCGGCACCGTGCTGAGCGTGCGGACGCGCAGCCCCTCCTGGTTCGGCGAAGGCGATGAAAAGATCTACATCGACGGCGAAGCGAAGGCGTCCATCTGGGGTACCGGAACCGAGGACTACTTTCTCTCGGCCTGGGGCCTCAAGATGACGAGCACACCCTATTTCGGTGTGCCGTACTTCGACCAATGGGGCATCGTGGGCGGGCATACCTCCGCGTACCGCTGGCACATCACGGACCCGCTGGTCTTCAACACGGGGATCAAGGTGACATTCGAGCACTTCGGCTGGATGTCGCCCGACGAGAACCCGCAGTACCAATCGCATAGCTGGAACGAGCGAGAGGACGATTATTCCAGCGTCGCGTTCTGGTACCAGACGGGCCGGCCCACGTTCGCGGCGCGTGCCCCCCGCGAGCGGACGCTGCCCAATCTCGACCGCATCATCGCCGCCCGAGCGTTCACGGACGAGGAGCACCACGGCCAGGGTCAGGCCCAGCCGCAAAACCTGGACGTGTACCCCGACGGGCACCTGTTCTATAGGCCCGAAAGCGACGAGAATGCGTGGGCGGAGATTCCGTTCGAAGTCAAGAAGAAAGAGCCCAAGCGGCTGCTGCTGGTCCTCACGCAATCCTACGACTACGGCCGATATCAGGCCTACCTCAACGGCGTCAAGCTGGGCAGCGTCATGGACCTGTACAACAAGGAAATCGCGACGCGCGAGTTCCATCTGCTGGACTTCTGGCCGGAACCGGGCACGTACACGCTGCGGCTCGAATGTGTCGGCAAGAACCCGCTTTCGACCGGCCACTATCTCGGCATCGAATCCGTCCGCCTGCGAGAGCGACGCCCCCGCGTCACCACATACGGCCACGACATCGACAAGGACTGGCGCAAGGAGCCGGTGCTCTACAATTAG
- a CDS encoding 3-dehydroquinate synthase II, which produces MKRLWVNVNPYEKEIAIAALESGAEAVVLPDGQSGAVRQFGKIKTVEAGGDLKPGVDVEFIDISGKADEDRATAVPADKLVVLKMLDWTIIPIENLLARRGGNLIVRVENSEQARLMVEILEKGVDGVLLDTTDVNEIKKTAQIVQGVSERVGLVEATITAVRQLGMGDRACLDTCTQMTLGEGMLVGNTASGFFLVHSESIDNPYVASRPFRVNAGAIHAYAMAPGGKTKYLADLKTGDEVLLVDWQGRSQVAYMGRNKIERRPMMLIEAEADGQPVSLVLQNAETIRLVDPQGKAIAVTSLKPGDKVLAHTTHGGRHFGMKVDESLTER; this is translated from the coding sequence ATGAAGAGACTGTGGGTGAATGTGAATCCGTACGAGAAGGAGATCGCCATCGCGGCGTTGGAGAGCGGCGCCGAGGCGGTCGTCCTGCCGGATGGGCAGAGCGGTGCTGTGCGGCAGTTCGGCAAGATCAAGACGGTCGAGGCCGGCGGCGATCTCAAGCCCGGCGTAGACGTCGAGTTCATCGATATCAGCGGCAAGGCCGACGAGGACCGAGCCACTGCCGTACCTGCCGACAAGCTCGTGGTCCTGAAGATGCTCGACTGGACGATCATCCCCATCGAGAACCTGCTGGCCCGGCGGGGCGGCAACCTGATCGTCCGGGTCGAAAACAGCGAGCAGGCCCGCCTGATGGTCGAGATCCTGGAGAAGGGCGTCGATGGCGTCCTGCTCGACACGACCGACGTCAACGAGATCAAAAAGACCGCGCAGATCGTCCAGGGGGTCAGTGAGAGAGTCGGCCTGGTCGAGGCCACGATCACCGCCGTCCGGCAACTCGGCATGGGCGACCGCGCGTGCCTGGACACCTGCACGCAGATGACGCTCGGCGAGGGCATGCTGGTCGGCAACACGGCTTCGGGCTTTTTCCTCGTGCATTCCGAATCGATCGACAATCCCTACGTCGCCTCGCGCCCGTTCCGCGTCAACGCCGGCGCGATCCACGCCTACGCAATGGCGCCCGGCGGCAAGACGAAATATCTGGCCGATCTGAAGACCGGCGACGAGGTCCTGCTCGTCGATTGGCAGGGGCGCAGCCAGGTCGCGTACATGGGCCGCAACAAGATCGAACGAAGGCCCATGATGCTGATCGAGGCCGAAGCCGATGGGCAGCCCGTCAGTCTGGTCCTCCAGAACGCCGAGACCATCCGCCTGGTCGATCCGCAGGGCAAGGCCATCGCGGTCACCAGTCTCAAGCCCGGCGACAAGGTCCTCGCCCACACCACCCACGGCGGCCGCCATTTCGGCATGAAGGTCGACGAGTCCCTTACCGAACGATGA
- a CDS encoding response regulator transcription factor produces MRSTEVEGRRRQAGSRGLAMQVFYADGEKACTEKVQAVLDRFDVEVTRFDNAPDCLHSLKTRECHLLISNARRPHVEGMELLRGARDIIPPVPVVVLVDRGDIDAAVWAMKGGAVDCLERPPETVSLVSAIDSALQVAVRNDLPPKRPLSETEEQVLRLILQGHTTNEIARRLHRSPRTIEVHRHHIMRKLNASSMVGLVKSCVRKGLLPEWPCSRRSEQ; encoded by the coding sequence ATGCGAAGCACGGAAGTTGAGGGGCGCAGGCGGCAGGCCGGCTCCAGGGGTTTGGCGATGCAGGTGTTCTATGCCGATGGCGAGAAGGCATGCACGGAGAAGGTCCAGGCCGTGCTCGATCGATTCGACGTGGAAGTCACACGGTTCGACAACGCACCCGACTGTCTCCATTCCCTGAAGACTCGCGAATGTCATCTGCTCATCAGCAATGCGCGGCGTCCACACGTCGAGGGCATGGAACTCCTGCGGGGTGCCAGAGACATCATTCCGCCGGTGCCTGTGGTTGTCCTGGTGGACCGCGGCGATATCGATGCCGCCGTGTGGGCCATGAAGGGCGGCGCCGTCGACTGTCTGGAGAGACCGCCCGAAACAGTGTCTCTCGTTTCTGCGATCGACTCCGCTCTCCAGGTGGCCGTCCGGAATGACTTGCCGCCGAAGCGTCCTTTGTCGGAAACGGAGGAACAGGTGCTTCGGCTGATCCTGCAGGGCCACACAACCAACGAAATCGCACGGAGACTTCACCGTTCGCCCAGGACCATCGAAGTGCACCGCCACCACATCATGCGGAAACTCAACGCGAGTAGCATGGTTGGTCTCGTGAAGAGTTGCGTTCGGAAGGGCCTTCTCCCGGAGTGGCCCTGTTCCCGTCGTTCGGAGCAATAG
- a CDS encoding nucleotidyltransferase family protein translates to MSAVTEQIRQATLAILQRYGVARAALFGSATGNRLRPDSDVDILVQIDRDIGLLDFVALKMELQDALGRKVDLVEYDAIKPRLRDSILSNQEPIL, encoded by the coding sequence ATGAGCGCGGTCACCGAACAGATCAGGCAGGCAACTCTGGCGATACTCCAGCGCTACGGCGTGGCGCGAGCCGCCCTTTTCGGCTCCGCAACAGGGAACCGTCTGCGACCGGACAGCGACGTTGATATCCTGGTCCAGATCGATCGCGACATTGGCTTGCTCGATTTCGTCGCACTTAAGATGGAATTGCAGGATGCGCTGGGTAGGAAGGTCGATCTGGTGGAATATGATGCGATCAAGCCGCGTCTGAGAGACAGCATCCTGAGCAATCAGGAACCCATCCTATGA
- a CDS encoding 3-keto-disaccharide hydrolase, with protein sequence MSHRRTAVAVVITSVFAFCLLYAARVVAAELVKARDGSGIFGYKDTPILPWCGYHVHDPDRPAPPVVTPGSRGRAPSDAIVLFDGTDLSKWNASDWKIDDGELIAVSGHLRTKESFGDCQLHLEWQAPDPPIGDWSDRGNNGVLLMGLYEIQIYDSYETLLYPDGQAAAVYGQTPPLVNACRPPGRWQSYDIIFYAPVFQDGKLERPARITMLHNGLLVHHNQEIYGPTGHRNIPQYRGPVGPGPLGLMSHNNPVRFRNIWIRPL encoded by the coding sequence ATGAGTCATCGCCGCACCGCTGTCGCCGTCGTCATCACATCCGTTTTCGCCTTCTGTTTGTTGTATGCTGCACGTGTCGTTGCGGCCGAACTGGTCAAGGCCAGAGACGGCTCCGGCATCTTCGGGTACAAGGACACGCCTATTCTGCCCTGGTGCGGGTATCACGTACACGACCCGGACCGCCCCGCGCCGCCGGTCGTCACGCCGGGATCGCGGGGTCGCGCCCCATCCGATGCGATCGTCCTGTTCGACGGCACGGACCTGTCGAAGTGGAATGCCTCAGACTGGAAGATCGATGACGGTGAGTTGATCGCCGTCTCAGGCCACCTGCGGACGAAGGAATCGTTCGGCGATTGCCAGCTCCATCTCGAATGGCAGGCGCCGGACCCGCCGATCGGCGACTGGTCGGACCGTGGCAACAACGGCGTGCTGCTGATGGGTCTGTACGAGATCCAGATCTACGATTCGTACGAGACGCTGCTGTACCCCGACGGTCAGGCGGCTGCGGTCTACGGACAGACCCCGCCGCTGGTCAATGCCTGCCGCCCGCCGGGCCGGTGGCAAAGCTACGACATCATCTTCTACGCCCCGGTCTTTCAGGACGGCAAGCTCGAACGGCCGGCCCGCATCACGATGCTGCACAACGGCCTGCTCGTTCACCACAACCAGGAGATCTACGGCCCCACCGGCCATCGCAACATACCGCAGTATCGCGGCCCCGTCGGGCCCGGGCCGCTCGGCCTGATGAGCCATAACAACCCGGTCCGCTTTCGCAACATCTGGATTCGCCCGTTGTAA
- a CDS encoding alpha-L-fucosidase, translated as MIRKRMVLLSLLAASLAAAADDGYILRQNERTLEQIEAACSQMPPVCYSPSADRWDRLDRARERLAKGGTLRVVMLGDSIVNDTSRLAWDLVLTQRYPNCRIEKVTSVRGSTGCWWYKGPGRVQKFVLDHDPDLVVIGGISQRDDLASIRDVIGQIRDKSSPDFLLMSGAFGSVDPYDQQQWRRIIDPDHYSDYRQGLEGLAGELNAAFLDMEAHWAIYVRNSGKELDWFKRDPVHANERGEQILGRILANYLSLDPVIPAACDKETDPLVLAKLEQFQDWKFGFMVHWGIYSQWGCIESWPLVEVDTWARPDDLKAWTERDKDFARFSRDYVALNRTFDPQHFDPQAWAQAAKGAGMRYTVFTSKHHDGFCMFDTNRTTYRTTDPSCPFHTNPKADFVKEMTDAFREEGFGIGVYYSKSDWHHPGYWAPEWPHRDRNVNYDIKEHPDKWATFVDFTHGVVEELMSGYGPVEILWLDGGQVRPPSQDIDMPRLAAMARRHQPGLIVVDRTVGGRYENYLTPEQEVPDEPLPYVWETCMTMGDQWSYKPDDRYKSTRQLIHLLVNIVAKGGNFLLNVGPDAEGRLPEPALVRMREIGEWMAVNGSALYGTRPTPPYRIGDACLTKKGDTVYAIVLAAEGRDAPPQEIALPGIRAVQSARVLGTDAPVTWTIGEAGLVLHVPAVVRVSPPCRHAWSFELVAAKIAAD; from the coding sequence ATGATCCGCAAACGTATGGTCCTGCTCTCGCTTCTGGCCGCTTCATTGGCAGCGGCAGCCGACGACGGCTATATCCTCCGCCAGAACGAAAGGACGCTCGAACAGATCGAGGCGGCCTGCAGTCAGATGCCGCCGGTGTGCTACAGCCCTTCGGCCGACCGTTGGGACCGGCTGGACCGCGCCAGAGAGCGACTCGCCAAGGGCGGCACGTTACGCGTGGTCATGCTGGGCGACAGCATCGTCAACGACACCAGCCGATTGGCGTGGGACCTTGTGCTGACGCAACGTTACCCCAACTGTCGGATCGAGAAGGTCACCTCCGTACGCGGCTCGACGGGCTGCTGGTGGTACAAGGGGCCCGGACGGGTGCAGAAATTCGTGCTCGATCACGATCCCGACCTCGTCGTCATTGGGGGCATCAGCCAGCGCGACGATCTGGCGTCGATTCGCGATGTGATCGGGCAAATCCGCGACAAGTCGAGCCCAGACTTCCTGTTGATGAGCGGCGCATTCGGAAGCGTCGATCCGTACGATCAACAGCAGTGGCGCCGAATCATCGACCCTGACCACTACAGCGACTACCGCCAGGGGCTCGAAGGTCTCGCAGGCGAATTGAATGCCGCCTTTCTCGATATGGAGGCGCATTGGGCCATCTACGTTCGCAACAGCGGCAAAGAACTGGACTGGTTCAAGCGCGACCCGGTCCACGCCAACGAGCGAGGCGAGCAGATTCTCGGCCGCATCCTCGCCAACTACCTCTCGCTTGATCCCGTAATACCAGCCGCGTGCGACAAGGAGACCGATCCGCTGGTCCTGGCGAAGCTGGAGCAGTTTCAGGACTGGAAGTTCGGGTTCATGGTCCATTGGGGCATCTACAGCCAGTGGGGCTGCATCGAGTCGTGGCCGCTGGTCGAGGTCGATACGTGGGCGCGGCCCGATGATCTGAAGGCCTGGACCGAGCGGGACAAGGACTTCGCCCGCTTCTCACGCGATTATGTCGCGCTGAACCGGACATTCGATCCACAGCATTTCGACCCGCAAGCCTGGGCGCAAGCCGCCAAGGGCGCTGGGATGCGGTATACCGTCTTCACCTCCAAGCACCACGATGGCTTTTGCATGTTCGACACGAACCGGACCACCTATCGGACAACCGACCCATCGTGTCCGTTCCACACGAATCCGAAGGCCGATTTCGTCAAAGAGATGACCGACGCATTCCGCGAAGAGGGGTTCGGGATCGGCGTCTATTACTCCAAGAGCGACTGGCACCATCCGGGATACTGGGCCCCTGAGTGGCCGCATCGCGACCGCAACGTCAACTACGACATCAAGGAACATCCGGACAAATGGGCGACGTTCGTCGACTTCACGCACGGCGTGGTCGAGGAACTGATGAGCGGCTATGGTCCCGTGGAGATCCTCTGGCTCGACGGCGGCCAGGTCCGCCCGCCGTCGCAGGACATCGACATGCCGAGGCTGGCCGCAATGGCCCGCCGCCATCAGCCGGGACTGATCGTCGTCGATCGCACCGTGGGCGGCCGCTATGAGAACTACCTGACGCCCGAGCAGGAGGTGCCCGATGAACCGTTGCCGTACGTTTGGGAGACGTGCATGACAATGGGCGATCAGTGGTCGTACAAGCCTGACGACCGATACAAATCGACGCGTCAGCTCATCCACTTGCTGGTCAACATCGTCGCCAAAGGCGGCAACTTCCTTCTCAACGTCGGCCCCGACGCCGAGGGCCGGCTCCCTGAGCCGGCGCTCGTGCGGATGAGGGAAATCGGTGAGTGGATGGCCGTCAACGGCAGCGCCCTTTACGGTACGCGCCCGACGCCTCCTTACAGGATTGGCGATGCCTGCCTGACGAAGAAGGGCGACACGGTCTACGCGATCGTTCTGGCTGCCGAAGGACGGGATGCCCCGCCCCAGGAAATAGCCCTGCCCGGAATCCGCGCGGTTCAATCGGCCCGCGTGCTCGGAACCGATGCACCCGTGACGTGGACCATCGGTGAGGCCGGCTTGGTCCTTCATGTTCCCGCAGTGGTTCGAGTCTCACCACCGTGCCGGCACGCGTGGTCGTTCGAACTGGTCGCTGCGAAGATCGCCGCCGATTAG